GTTTAGACGGGATAGATCGTAGCGAGCGTAGACGGCGTAGACAGCGTAGACGGGATACCGGTGGTCCCAGATCGGTCCCGGTGGAGATCGCCCGATAGCGACCGCCCAGTCGTTCTAAGCGACGTAAGAGGTACGAGAGAGATACGACAGCCCTCCCAACATAACCGTCATAGATCTCTGAGACAACGGTTGCCGAGCCGTCTCCGGGGGCGTCGGCAGCCCGGTCGCTTTTGCGCGTCGGCGTGCTAACCTGACCCATGAGCGTCTCCGGACTGTGTGAACTCTGCCAGACGAACGAGGTGGTTGACGGCTGCGACCGCTGCGGGAGGCTCGTCTGCGAGCGCCACTACGACCGATCGACCGGGCTCTGCACCGACTGCCTGCGCGAGGTCGGGGACGCGCCGGGCGGGGAGGGCCAGCCGGATCGGGGTCAGGGACCCGACGGCGTGGACACCTACGAGTTCTGAACCACCACCTTTTGCTGCGCTCGGCGCGCTTCGCGCGCCTCGCTGGCAAAAGCTGGAGCAAAACCCTCGTCGCTCCCGCCGGAGTGCTCACGTCGTTCGCACTCCGCTAGTCGCTCCTCGGTCCGCTCGCTCGTTTCACTCGCTCGCGGGTACTGCGCTGGTGCCGTCGGTGGTACTCCGGCCTTCCGTCCCGTACCTTTACATCGGAGAACGGGACCAGAGCCCCCCGTGACCTGAGAATCGTCGCGGGGCGCGCTGCGGTTGTGCGACGCCACGCCCCGCGAGCAGCGCGCGGCGTCGCCTGTTCGCCAGGGCGTTTACCGCGCCCGTCGCGCGTCGAGCCGGAGGCTTGCGGCCGGTCAGTGCCCGCTACCGATACCGGTTCAACCGCTCCTTGAGCCGCTTCGCCGCCTGTCCCGCCGCGCGGTCGAAGGACTCGCCCTCGCCGGCGAAGATGATGCCGCGAGAGGAGTTGACGAGGCCGACGCCGTCTGCCAGCCCGAACTCGACGGCCGCCTCCGCGTCGCCGCCCTGCGCGCCGACGCCGGGGACGAGGAAGGGGAGGTCGGGGACGAGTTCGCGGACGCGCTCCAGTTCCTCGGGAGCGGTCGCGCCGACGACGAGGCCGACGTTGCCGCGCTCGTTCCACTCGCCCGCGCGCTGGGCGACGTACTCGAACAGCCGCTTTCCGGGGGCGACTTCGAGGTTCTGGAAGTCCGCCCCGCCGGGGTTCGAGGTGCGACAGAGGACGAACACGCCCCGATCCGCCCGCGAGAGGAACGGTTCGAGCGAGTCGCGGCCCATGTAGGGGTTGACCGTGATGGCGTCGGCGTGGTCGAGCAGCCCCGCGTACTGGCGGGCGG
The Halomarina pelagica DNA segment above includes these coding regions:
- the pyrF gene encoding orotidine-5'-phosphate decarboxylase translates to MTASDGFFDRLRARIDSVDSVVSVGLDPDPKRLPEHLRERDLPRWAFNRRIIDATHEYAACYKPNAAFYEDADGWRALRETIAYAEGKGVPVLLDAKRADIGNTARQYAGLLDHADAITVNPYMGRDSLEPFLSRADRGVFVLCRTSNPGGADFQNLEVAPGKRLFEYVAQRAGEWNERGNVGLVVGATAPEELERVRELVPDLPFLVPGVGAQGGDAEAAVEFGLADGVGLVNSSRGIIFAGEGESFDRAAGQAAKRLKERLNRYR